The DNA window CGGTCGGCCATATCGGCTGCGGCCGCCTGACACCCCGCAAAGACGCTTCGAGCGTTCGTCTCGTAGACCGTATCGAACGTTTCGACGTCGAGGTCAAGCAGCGACCCGCCTCGAAAGATCCCCGCGTTGTTCACCATGACGTCGACCCCGCCGAACTCGCGGGCCGCCTCGACGAGCGCCTCGAGATCGGCCGGATCGGAGACGTCCGTCTGCACGAACCGGGCCTCGCCGCCGTCGCGTTCGATCCGTTCGTGCGTCGGCGCGCGGTCGTCGTCACCTTTCGGCGACTCGCGAACGTCGGCGACGAGAACCGTCGCACCGGCATGGCCGAACCGCTTGGCGACCGACCGGCCGATACCCGAACTCCCGCCCGTCACGATGACCGTCTCACCGGTGAAATCGTACTCGCTCGTGCCCATACCGGTTCTGCGGGGGACAATTCCTTATGTGTACCGCCTGGTCTCGAGCGAGTCATCTGTAATCGATTGTCCGGTGGGGGCGGACGGCATCGAATTACTCGTACGCCCTTCTTGTAGTGATCGTCTAGCGAAGATGGCGCGCAGCGCGGACATGGGACCCGTCTCGTGGTAGCAAGCCTCGTTTCCATCTGGTTCACGTCCGCCATTACCAGAATCACGGATAGAATTACATTACAACCGTACTTGTGTAATCCATTGGTGGAGTGAGAACGCGACTACCGCTCGAAATAACTGAATTACCGCTGAACAGCGTCTCTCGAAGGGATCAAACGGAATGCAGGCCCCATCATGAATTATCTAGCGCTGTCCGTTGTCACCGGACGGATCCCGTTACGAAGTCAACCCTCGGCGGACAAATACTCTAGCCGTAATTTGTAGTCCAAAGCCGGGTCCGAACGGCACAGACGACACTCGTGGCCCGACGATCGCTTCAACAGTGAACGGAGAAAAGTTCCGAGTACCGAAGCGAAATCAATACTCGCGTTATCGGAACTGCGGCATAACTTCGTCGGCGAACAGTTCCATTCCGTCGGTCTCCGGGAAGTCGATGAACCAGCCCTGGAACTTCGTTACGCCAGCCTCGATCCGGCGTTCGATGGCTTCGGCACACTCCTCTGGCGTGCCCATGATGAAGAACTCGCGGGCGTCCGCTTCGGTTTCGATCGGCGCCTGATCCTGATACTCCTCTTCGAACTGAATCGGCGTCATCAGATCGATCAGCGACTCGAGTTTGTCCT is part of the Halopiger aswanensis genome and encodes:
- a CDS encoding SDR family NAD(P)-dependent oxidoreductase, which gives rise to MGTSEYDFTGETVIVTGGSSGIGRSVAKRFGHAGATVLVADVRESPKGDDDRAPTHERIERDGGEARFVQTDVSDPADLEALVEAAREFGGVDVMVNNAGIFRGGSLLDLDVETFDTVYETNARSVFAGCQAAAADMADRGVSGSIINTASISSEYAQVGHAAYDPSKAAIMMLTRVAALECTEYDIRVNAVAPGPVATQISTENDGSTTDRSGFQKPNPMGRRAPPDEIAGSYLYLASDDASFVTGHMLYVDGGHAIY